Proteins encoded in a region of the Planococcus shixiaomingii genome:
- a CDS encoding MFS transporter: MTPEQRKKIIILMINMFIAIASFGIIIPILPSYLTSINQGGMAAGLMIAIFAAAQFLFSPIAGKWADQYGRRKMIIYGLIGLTASMFVFYASDSIWILYFSRVIGGIGAAMLVPAIFAYIADITTHDQRAKGNSLVSAAMSLGIVVGPGIGGFLADYDLKLPFLVSALVSLVAVLFSVALLKENDAPVSEQTEAMLLAEQESMFRKIGRSVTMPYFIPLIITLVMSFGLLAYESVVGLYLDNQFQSTAKDIAFMITATGVVSVIVQLFIVDRLVRRFGETAILITFLIVAASGFLLSLFSGNYPMFFAVSLIIFMASSILRPVLNTMISKMAEGEVGFAMGMNNAYMSIGNVLGPLLAGMLYDINIIFPFILGLFLLILTTAITVLWQRSRSRSAKPSAAVL, translated from the coding sequence ATGACTCCAGAACAAAGAAAGAAAATAATCATCTTAATGATTAATATGTTTATCGCCATTGCAAGTTTCGGGATCATCATCCCCATTCTTCCTTCTTATTTAACCTCCATCAATCAAGGCGGCATGGCAGCCGGCTTGATGATTGCGATTTTCGCTGCAGCCCAGTTCCTGTTCTCTCCGATTGCAGGGAAATGGGCGGACCAGTACGGCCGGCGTAAAATGATTATATATGGCCTTATCGGTTTGACTGCATCGATGTTTGTTTTTTATGCATCCGACTCAATTTGGATTTTGTATTTTTCCCGGGTTATTGGAGGCATCGGTGCGGCTATGCTCGTTCCAGCTATTTTCGCCTATATCGCGGACATCACAACGCATGACCAGCGGGCAAAAGGCAATAGCCTCGTTTCAGCAGCTATGTCGCTCGGCATCGTCGTCGGACCTGGCATCGGCGGATTTTTAGCCGACTATGACTTAAAACTGCCATTCCTGGTTTCCGCCCTCGTCTCGCTTGTGGCTGTTCTTTTCTCCGTAGCCTTACTGAAAGAAAACGATGCACCGGTTTCCGAACAGACGGAAGCGATGCTGCTTGCCGAGCAGGAATCAATGTTCCGGAAAATCGGCCGTTCGGTCACCATGCCTTACTTTATCCCGCTGATTATTACGCTGGTCATGAGTTTTGGTTTATTGGCTTACGAATCGGTCGTCGGTTTGTATTTGGACAATCAATTCCAGTCAACTGCTAAAGACATCGCGTTTATGATCACCGCAACCGGTGTTGTCAGTGTCATCGTCCAATTGTTTATCGTGGATCGCCTCGTCCGCCGCTTTGGCGAAACAGCCATCTTGATCACTTTCCTGATAGTGGCTGCTTCCGGTTTCTTGTTGTCCTTATTTTCCGGAAACTATCCGATGTTCTTTGCTGTTTCATTGATCATCTTCATGGCGTCCTCCATTTTGCGCCCGGTACTCAATACGATGATTTCAAAAATGGCCGAGGGCGAAGTCGGTTTCGCGATGGGCATGAACAACGCATACATGAGCATCGGAAACGTCTTAGGGCCGCTGCTTGCAGGCATGCTTTACGACATCAACATTATCTTCCCGTTTATTCTCGGCTTATTCTTGCTGATCTTGACGACGGCAATTACAGTCCTATGGCAACGCTCGCGTTCCCGTTCAGCTAAACCATCTGCCGCAGTCTTATAA
- a CDS encoding MDR family MFS transporter has translation MVKTQPAPAAEGFRKGPFLAVLMAGVFVAILNQTLLATALPHIMRDLKINANTAQWLTTVFMLVNGVMIPVTAFLIGKFSTRGLFLTAMGLFTFGTIICAFAPGFSVLMIGRIIQASGAGIMMPLTQTILFVIFPLEKRGEAMGLFGLVISFAPAIGPTLAGWIVGEYPWRALFYIVIPIAMVDFVLAYFLLRNVTKQTFPTLDISSIVLSTLGFGGILYGFSSAGNNGWGSTSVIASLVVGVVALFFFIRRQFLLKQPLLEFRVFSYGMFTLSTALSVIVFISMIGGATILPIYMQNMHGFTALQSGLMLLPGAILMGVLNPVSGKIFDAVGGKWLAIVGLSIVTLASFQFAALSTTTSFTYLAVVNALRMGGVAMVMMPVMTAGLNQLPERLIPHGTAMGNTIRQVSGSIGTALLVTIMTSTALNPQQYGLEGLVRGVNITFLVAGVLSSVGVVMAFFIKHPVSKEEKSGM, from the coding sequence ATGGTGAAAACACAACCAGCTCCGGCAGCTGAGGGGTTCAGAAAAGGCCCTTTCCTGGCTGTCCTAATGGCGGGTGTATTCGTAGCAATTTTAAATCAAACGTTACTGGCAACTGCTTTGCCGCATATTATGAGGGACTTGAAAATTAACGCAAATACAGCGCAGTGGCTAACGACCGTTTTTATGCTGGTCAACGGAGTCATGATTCCGGTCACTGCTTTTTTAATCGGGAAGTTTTCAACGCGCGGTTTGTTTTTGACGGCAATGGGGCTGTTTACTTTTGGAACGATCATTTGCGCCTTTGCACCCGGCTTTTCGGTTTTAATGATAGGAAGGATTATCCAAGCTTCGGGAGCCGGCATCATGATGCCGCTGACCCAGACAATTCTTTTTGTAATCTTTCCGCTTGAAAAACGCGGGGAAGCTATGGGTTTATTCGGATTGGTCATATCTTTCGCCCCGGCAATCGGGCCAACTTTGGCAGGGTGGATAGTCGGGGAATATCCGTGGCGCGCCTTGTTTTATATTGTCATACCAATCGCTATGGTGGATTTTGTGCTTGCTTACTTCCTGTTGAGAAATGTGACAAAACAAACATTCCCAACACTCGATATTTCGTCAATCGTTTTGTCGACATTGGGGTTCGGCGGAATCCTATACGGCTTTTCGAGCGCGGGCAACAACGGATGGGGAAGTACAAGCGTCATCGCTTCACTTGTGGTCGGTGTTGTTGCACTATTTTTTTTCATTCGCCGCCAATTCCTTTTAAAGCAGCCGCTACTTGAATTTCGGGTATTCTCTTACGGCATGTTCACGCTGTCCACCGCCTTAAGTGTTATTGTATTTATTTCAATGATTGGCGGCGCCACCATTTTGCCAATTTATATGCAGAACATGCACGGCTTCACGGCTCTCCAATCGGGGCTCATGTTATTGCCCGGCGCTATTTTGATGGGCGTTTTAAATCCGGTCAGCGGAAAAATCTTTGACGCGGTAGGCGGCAAATGGCTGGCTATCGTAGGGTTGTCGATTGTCACTTTAGCTTCGTTTCAATTCGCCGCATTATCAACGACCACTTCTTTTACTTATTTGGCGGTAGTTAATGCGCTGCGGATGGGCGGGGTTGCTATGGTGATGATGCCGGTTATGACAGCTGGGCTCAACCAATTGCCTGAACGCCTCATTCCCCATGGCACGGCAATGGGCAATACCATCAGACAAGTTTCAGGTTCAATCGGTACGGCCTTGCTTGTCACGATCATGACCAGCACCGCGCTCAACCCGCAGCAATACGGTCTGGAAGGCCTTGTGCGGGGAGTGAATATTACGTTTCTTGTAGCCGGAGTTTTAAGCAGTGTTGGAGTTGTCATGGCATTTTTTATTAAGCATCCTGTTTCGAAGGAAGAAAAAAGCGGGATGTGA
- a CDS encoding MerR family transcriptional regulator, with protein sequence MYNIKAAAKILDMPKVTIRSWETRYEAITPARTESGHRLYSDQNLEDLKWLKIQVQERGMKISQAVQQLHLSRKKFHSPPADVTGHNDQPYDKQIQELYSAAAEMDTERFNYLLDLNFSLFHYRTVFFSIIVPLMVRIGDEWEKGTMTVAHEHLISHIVQQRFNQFFRVFPTSPDLPKTLALCPSGEHHQLGLLLFTLFLRENGFPVAYIGPDTPLEGLSDLIDKQNFKLLCISISNEKMQPVMESYIDTLAEANPEMRFIVGGRTLAEPKIDGNVANLGGSYEFWQEWLQQQPL encoded by the coding sequence ATGTACAATATCAAAGCAGCTGCCAAAATTTTAGATATGCCGAAAGTGACCATCCGCTCTTGGGAAACCCGCTATGAAGCGATTACTCCTGCACGCACGGAATCGGGGCACCGCCTTTATTCGGACCAGAACCTAGAAGATTTAAAATGGCTGAAAATCCAAGTCCAGGAAAGAGGCATGAAGATCAGCCAAGCTGTCCAACAGCTTCATCTCTCAAGAAAAAAGTTCCATTCGCCACCGGCCGATGTAACCGGACATAACGACCAGCCTTATGATAAACAAATTCAAGAACTATACAGTGCAGCAGCAGAAATGGATACAGAGCGCTTTAATTATCTTCTGGATCTTAACTTTTCCCTTTTCCATTACCGGACTGTCTTTTTCTCGATTATCGTGCCCTTGATGGTGCGCATCGGGGATGAATGGGAGAAAGGCACGATGACTGTCGCTCATGAGCATTTGATCAGCCATATTGTGCAGCAGCGGTTCAACCAGTTTTTCCGGGTCTTCCCCACATCTCCGGATTTGCCGAAAACACTGGCGTTGTGCCCAAGCGGCGAACACCATCAACTTGGCTTGTTGCTGTTTACCTTGTTCTTGCGGGAAAATGGATTTCCAGTCGCCTATATCGGACCGGACACTCCGCTCGAAGGCTTGAGTGACTTGATCGACAAGCAAAACTTCAAACTTCTTTGCATATCGATTTCCAATGAAAAGATGCAGCCTGTCATGGAAAGTTATATCGATACCTTGGCCGAAGCAAATCCCGAGATGCGTTTTATTGTCGGCGGAAGAACATTGGCAGAACCTAAAATTGACGGCAACGTCGCCAACCTTGGCGGTTCTTATGAATTCTGGCAGGAATGGCTGCAGCAGCAGCCGTTATAA
- the ypfJ gene encoding KPN_02809 family neutral zinc metallopeptidase, whose amino-acid sequence MKWQGRRASRNVEDRRGMGGGGKLVGGGLGGLVIVLIVALMGGDPTAVLNELGGAGTSGNQPYVETAEDQERAEFVSVVLADTEEIWTEVFAEEGMEYVEPTLVLFSGSVESACGTAGASVGPFYCPGDQKLYIDLSFYDELQQQFQAPGDFAMAYVIAHEVGHHVQNLLGVMEEVQPLRNQLSEEEYNKLQVRLELQADYLSGVWAHHAEEMGLLEEGDLEEALTAASAVGDDTIQKRARGYVVPESFTHGTSEQRKNWFYRGFEAGNLKEGDTFNAKGL is encoded by the coding sequence ATGAAGTGGCAAGGCAGAAGAGCAAGCCGGAATGTTGAAGACAGACGGGGAATGGGCGGTGGAGGCAAGCTGGTAGGCGGCGGGCTTGGCGGCTTGGTCATCGTATTGATAGTAGCGCTGATGGGCGGCGACCCGACAGCGGTCCTGAATGAATTGGGCGGTGCCGGAACGAGCGGGAACCAGCCTTATGTGGAAACGGCGGAAGATCAGGAACGGGCGGAATTCGTTTCGGTTGTCTTGGCGGATACGGAAGAGATCTGGACGGAAGTTTTTGCCGAGGAAGGCATGGAATATGTGGAACCGACCTTGGTATTATTTAGCGGCAGCGTCGAATCGGCTTGCGGGACTGCTGGGGCTTCTGTCGGGCCATTCTATTGCCCAGGCGATCAGAAGCTGTACATCGACTTAAGCTTTTACGATGAATTGCAGCAGCAGTTCCAAGCGCCGGGCGATTTTGCTATGGCATACGTAATTGCACACGAAGTCGGCCATCATGTGCAGAACTTGCTTGGTGTGATGGAAGAAGTCCAGCCGCTCCGCAACCAGCTGAGCGAAGAAGAATACAACAAGCTGCAAGTTCGCCTCGAGCTGCAGGCGGATTATTTGTCGGGCGTCTGGGCGCATCACGCAGAAGAAATGGGTTTGCTTGAAGAGGGCGACTTGGAAGAGGCGCTGACGGCTGCCAGCGCGGTAGGTGACGACACCATCCAAAAACGGGCGCGCGGCTACGTGGTGCCGGAAAGTTTTACCCACGGCACAAGCGAACAGCGCAAAAACTGGTTTTACCGCGGCTTTGAAGCCGGCAACCTGAAAGAAGGCGACACCTTCAATGCGAAAGGTTTGTGA
- a CDS encoding TraB/GumN family protein, whose amino-acid sequence MPEENITRIQLGEKELILIGTAHVSKQSAEQVKEVIERERPDSVCIELDAQRYQSVTDNSKWKETDIFRVIKDKKASLLLMNLAISSFQNRLADQFGIKPGQEMIQGIESAKEIGADLVLADRNIQITFSRIWGNIGFMGKAQLLTSVFFSIFSKETISEEDLEKMKSQDTLNAVMNEFTQAFPKLKTPLIDERDQYLAQKIKEAPGKKIVAVLGAAHVPGITKEVHHEHDLEALSTRPPKSKWPTILGWALPVLLVAIIAYTFYLNPAAGIDQTISWVLWTATLGAIGAAVAFGHPLAILTAFVGGPIGALHPLLAAGWFSGLAQAYVRRPNVGDFETLSRDVFTIKGFWDNKVTRVLLVVVLTNLGTAAGNIIGGADVIRLFLKNIT is encoded by the coding sequence ATGCCGGAAGAAAACATTACGCGAATTCAATTAGGCGAAAAAGAACTGATTTTGATCGGCACCGCGCACGTTTCCAAACAAAGTGCAGAGCAGGTCAAAGAAGTTATTGAAAGAGAGCGGCCAGACTCGGTATGCATCGAGCTTGATGCGCAGCGCTATCAATCCGTTACAGACAACAGCAAATGGAAAGAAACCGATATATTCAGAGTGATCAAAGACAAAAAAGCGAGTTTGCTGCTGATGAACTTGGCCATTTCGTCTTTCCAGAACCGCTTGGCCGACCAGTTCGGCATTAAGCCAGGGCAGGAAATGATCCAAGGCATCGAGTCGGCAAAAGAAATAGGTGCAGACCTCGTGCTTGCCGACCGCAACATCCAAATCACGTTTTCCCGGATTTGGGGCAATATCGGATTTATGGGGAAAGCCCAGCTGCTGACATCCGTATTTTTCAGCATCTTCAGCAAAGAAACGATTTCCGAGGAAGACTTGGAAAAGATGAAATCGCAGGATACTTTAAACGCTGTGATGAATGAGTTCACTCAAGCCTTTCCGAAGCTGAAAACACCTTTGATCGATGAACGCGACCAATACTTGGCGCAGAAAATCAAAGAAGCGCCGGGCAAGAAAATTGTCGCCGTACTTGGAGCAGCACACGTGCCGGGGATTACAAAAGAAGTGCACCACGAGCACGACTTAGAAGCGCTTTCCACACGGCCGCCAAAATCGAAATGGCCTACCATTCTTGGGTGGGCGCTGCCAGTTTTGCTGGTGGCGATCATTGCCTACACCTTTTACCTGAATCCGGCTGCCGGCATCGACCAGACGATAAGCTGGGTTTTATGGACGGCAACCCTAGGCGCAATTGGGGCAGCTGTGGCGTTTGGCCATCCGCTTGCCATTTTGACCGCATTCGTCGGCGGGCCGATCGGAGCATTGCATCCGCTGCTTGCTGCAGGGTGGTTCTCTGGCCTTGCGCAAGCCTATGTCCGCCGCCCGAACGTCGGCGATTTTGAAACTTTGTCGAGAGATGTCTTTACGATAAAAGGCTTTTGGGACAATAAAGTCACGCGTGTTTTGCTGGTAGTTGTTTTGACCAACCTTGGTACCGCAGCAGGCAATATTATTGGCGGTGCTGACGTAATTCGCTTGTTTTTAAAAAACATAACTTAA
- a CDS encoding NCS2 family permease, whose protein sequence is MVNWLDRFFGLQTNGTTMKREMSAGLIGFFTVVYIIAVNSLILSEAGMPIEAAIVATIGASVFGCLVMGFLGNAPIMLVPGMGINALFSYTMVQSMGLTWQEALAVVFVSGVIFVAVAFTRFSKLLNAAVPHSLKEAITVGLGLFLMLLGLEKGGIVERGTASILALGSLGEAHVLATVLTFIVAIILFARNVPGNFLITIVAGTAIASFFGLIDFSQMNGGSIDVAEAFSVFGALSFDSFWSMTFWIAVFSLTMVLVFENIGLVHGQVNFIERPEKFNRAFKATSLSAMASGIFGTSPTVASVESASGMVAGGRTGLTAITAGLLFMVSVFFIPVIKLIPDSAIAPILIIIGGLMLQNIRNLDMQDLSESFPALLIIALIPFTYSIADGIGIGFILYPILKIAIGKAREVSVTLYVIAAMFLMNFIFQVVG, encoded by the coding sequence ATGGTTAATTGGTTAGACCGGTTTTTTGGTCTTCAAACGAATGGAACAACGATGAAGCGCGAAATGTCAGCGGGACTGATCGGCTTTTTCACCGTGGTATACATTATTGCGGTCAACTCGCTGATCTTGTCGGAAGCTGGCATGCCAATCGAAGCAGCCATTGTCGCAACTATCGGGGCTTCTGTGTTCGGTTGTTTGGTCATGGGCTTTTTAGGCAACGCGCCGATCATGCTGGTACCCGGCATGGGCATCAACGCGCTGTTCTCGTACACGATGGTCCAGTCAATGGGCTTGACGTGGCAAGAAGCGCTTGCGGTTGTTTTCGTTTCCGGCGTCATTTTTGTCGCTGTAGCGTTTACGCGGTTCTCGAAACTTCTGAACGCCGCAGTTCCGCATTCGCTGAAAGAAGCGATTACGGTCGGGCTTGGACTGTTCCTTATGCTGCTTGGCCTTGAAAAAGGCGGAATCGTCGAAAGAGGGACGGCGTCCATTTTGGCGCTTGGGTCTCTTGGCGAAGCGCATGTATTGGCGACAGTTCTGACGTTTATCGTCGCGATTATCCTGTTCGCGCGCAACGTGCCTGGTAATTTCCTGATCACGATTGTAGCGGGAACGGCCATCGCTTCGTTTTTCGGCTTGATCGATTTCAGCCAAATGAACGGCGGCTCGATTGACGTTGCGGAAGCCTTTTCGGTATTCGGTGCGTTGTCGTTCGACAGCTTTTGGTCGATGACGTTCTGGATTGCGGTATTTTCACTGACGATGGTGCTGGTGTTCGAAAACATTGGCCTTGTCCACGGGCAAGTCAATTTTATCGAACGGCCTGAGAAGTTCAATCGCGCATTCAAGGCAACTTCCTTGTCTGCCATGGCTTCAGGCATTTTCGGCACCAGTCCGACTGTGGCTTCTGTTGAAAGTGCATCGGGTATGGTTGCAGGTGGTCGTACTGGCTTGACGGCGATTACAGCAGGTTTGCTGTTTATGGTCTCGGTGTTTTTCATTCCGGTTATCAAGTTGATTCCGGACAGTGCCATTGCGCCGATCCTCATCATTATCGGTGGCCTTATGCTGCAGAATATCCGCAATCTGGATATGCAGGATTTGAGCGAAAGCTTCCCGGCGTTGTTGATCATCGCGTTGATTCCATTCACTTACAGCATTGCTGACGGCATCGGCATCGGCTTTATCCTGTATCCGATTTTAAAAATCGCGATCGGCAAAGCCCGCGAGGTGTCCGTTACGCTATACGTCATTGCCGCCATGTTCTTGATGAATTTCATTTTCCAAGTGGTCGGTTGA
- a CDS encoding MFS transporter has protein sequence MSPEQRKKIAILMITMFIAITSFGITGPVIPAYLESINQGGMASGMIIAIFAGAQLLFSPLGGKWTDQFGRRKMIILGLVLLSIGMFLFYSTDTLWVLYASRVIGGIGDAFLIPAVFAYTADITTPEQRAKGTGLVTASMSLGLVSGPAISILMSDMDIKLPFLASAVITLLAVFFSLAFLKESDPSRLGQANVRDLDDEESMSQKIARSTKMPYFIPLIITFVMSFGLVAYESIFGLVLNDEFNASVTDIALMCMAIQAVSVFTQIFAVHRLVHRFGEIPVLLTFLGVATAGFLLALVAGSYVMFFVVTLIIFFAMSILRPVLNILISKMAKGEVGFAMGMSTSYMSIGNVIGPVSAGVLYDINMVFPFILGLSMLLVTIGITVTWYRSCGKKTITTATEETRALEAESLV, from the coding sequence ATGTCTCCAGAACAACGAAAAAAGATTGCTATATTGATGATTACGATGTTTATTGCTATAACAAGTTTTGGAATTACCGGACCAGTGATTCCCGCTTACCTAGAATCAATCAACCAAGGCGGAATGGCGTCCGGAATGATCATCGCCATTTTTGCAGGTGCCCAATTGCTGTTTTCTCCTCTTGGAGGGAAATGGACTGATCAATTCGGCCGCCGCAAAATGATAATTCTCGGCCTGGTTCTTTTATCTATAGGCATGTTCTTGTTTTATTCCACAGATACGTTATGGGTTTTGTATGCTTCCCGTGTTATCGGCGGTATCGGCGATGCCTTTCTCATACCTGCGGTTTTCGCTTACACGGCCGACATCACGACGCCTGAACAGCGTGCGAAAGGAACGGGGCTTGTGACGGCTTCCATGTCACTCGGCCTTGTTTCCGGTCCCGCCATCAGCATCCTGATGTCCGATATGGACATTAAGCTGCCATTTTTGGCTTCTGCCGTCATTACGCTGCTCGCCGTCTTCTTTTCACTCGCTTTCTTAAAAGAAAGCGATCCAAGTCGTCTTGGACAGGCCAACGTACGGGATCTTGACGACGAAGAATCCATGTCCCAAAAAATTGCCCGCTCCACGAAAATGCCTTACTTTATTCCGTTGATCATTACATTTGTAATGAGTTTCGGTTTGGTTGCGTACGAATCGATTTTCGGTTTGGTTTTAAATGATGAATTTAACGCGAGTGTGACGGATATCGCCTTAATGTGTATGGCCATTCAAGCCGTCAGCGTTTTCACCCAAATTTTTGCGGTTCACCGTTTGGTTCACCGCTTCGGCGAAATTCCGGTGTTGCTGACATTCCTTGGCGTTGCGACAGCCGGCTTCCTTTTAGCACTAGTCGCTGGAAGTTATGTCATGTTCTTTGTGGTCACTTTGATCATTTTTTTTGCAATGTCGATTCTTCGGCCAGTGCTCAATATCCTGATTTCCAAAATGGCCAAAGGCGAAGTCGGTTTCGCCATGGGGATGAGCACTTCGTACATGAGTATCGGCAATGTGATCGGCCCCGTTTCGGCCGGCGTATTATACGATATCAATATGGTTTTTCCGTTCATTCTCGGATTGTCAATGCTCTTGGTCACGATTGGCATTACGGTCACTTGGTACCGCTCATGCGGCAAAAAAACCATTACAACTGCCACAGAAGAAACCCGTGCACTTGAAGCTGAATCCCTTGTTTAG
- a CDS encoding nuclease-related domain-containing protein, with amino-acid sequence MLLERLESNHPQRQFLEQQLHWRAAGKRGESRLQKKFNEFYQEEEFHILWNVNLKIGNWPVQMDGLLLTDRCAVIVESKNINGQLHFDEKTGEFFRFNSEGEKTVLEDPRIQLNKNVRFLTQFFKLNKITLPVAGLIVFTAKDCEFISKPHRASLCKTYQMTEHLIKILQAFPPEAANLKLSKIKKMILAANTPYRQTPLCTYYFINPKDLKSGVFCQNCKTLTMQRDKRNWLCSNCGIYDASAHLLAIREYLTFVETKITNQKLREFCGFESRAVATRLLAKLDLERLGESKAFSYHLRE; translated from the coding sequence TTGCTGTTAGAAAGGCTGGAAAGCAACCATCCGCAACGGCAATTTCTTGAGCAACAGCTTCACTGGAGGGCTGCTGGAAAACGGGGCGAGAGCCGCCTTCAGAAAAAATTCAATGAATTTTATCAGGAAGAAGAGTTCCACATCTTATGGAACGTCAACTTGAAAATCGGCAACTGGCCAGTGCAGATGGATGGTCTTCTATTAACTGATCGCTGCGCTGTGATCGTCGAGTCAAAAAACATCAATGGCCAGCTTCATTTTGATGAAAAGACAGGCGAGTTTTTCCGTTTTAATTCGGAAGGAGAAAAGACTGTTCTAGAAGATCCGAGAATCCAACTAAACAAGAACGTCCGTTTTCTGACACAGTTTTTTAAACTGAATAAAATCACTTTACCAGTGGCCGGTTTAATTGTCTTTACCGCCAAGGACTGCGAATTCATCTCCAAACCGCATCGTGCATCTCTTTGCAAAACCTATCAGATGACCGAACACCTTATCAAGATTTTGCAGGCTTTCCCCCCTGAAGCGGCAAACCTCAAACTGTCTAAAATCAAAAAAATGATTTTGGCTGCTAACACCCCTTATAGACAAACTCCTTTGTGCACCTACTATTTCATCAACCCAAAAGATTTGAAATCAGGCGTTTTTTGCCAAAACTGCAAGACGTTAACGATGCAGCGCGACAAACGCAATTGGTTATGCAGCAACTGCGGAATATATGATGCATCCGCACACCTTCTGGCAATCAGAGAATATTTGACGTTTGTGGAGACAAAGATAACAAATCAGAAACTTCGCGAGTTTTGCGGATTTGAATCCAGAGCAGTCGCTACTCGATTATTAGCGAAGCTGGATTTGGAAAGACTCGGCGAATCGAAAGCTTTCTCGTATCACCTGCGGGAATGA